Part of the Microcebus murinus isolate Inina chromosome 19, M.murinus_Inina_mat1.0, whole genome shotgun sequence genome, AACAAAACAGTACTTATGAACACACTCATATTCTCACAGCCACCCTCGCTGAAAATCACTGGATCATacatggtgatttttaaaaaactttaggATGTATAAAATTCAAACAGAGGGCATTAAAAAGGCTTTTTGTGTCTTTCTAAGAAATTCTGTTTCAGAAggatggggcccaggaatcttCATTCATTAGGCACTCCAGCTGATTCTGATATAAGGTCACACTTTGAAAACCATGGAATTAGAATATTCTCGTGGGCCAAAGCTTCAGAACGAAGGGAGGTGAATAATTGCTTGCGTGCAAACTCCGAGCCACACTGCTGGGCTGGGTTATGTACCTACCTCATTTAACTGCCGGAACAACCTTGTGAGGTCCTGAAAGAGTAAGGTATTTCCCTTCAGgtttgtgaaattattttggaTAGAAGTACAACAGCAATTCCACTCTTCACAAGGGCAGATAGCTGCAAGTAATAAGAGAATCCACAATGTTTTCATTGACTATCCTTTCCAGCTGTTAATAATTCCAAGGGTGAATGTACTAAGAGAACTTAGTCTCTTAAATGAAACCTATTGGTCTTATACATGGGGACAAGAGAAGATAATGCATCTTTCAATAGACATAATCATGAGCAAGTTACAGATTCCGAGTATTAAATACTTCAATTGAAGCTGCAGGAAACTGTCATGACATCAGACACGATTGGCATTCTCCTGTTTTGTGACAACTTGGAACAGGATCTTTCTACAGCTGGTCTTGGATCAATGATGTATGTGCTTTTCGTTTCTGGTTTTGAGTTTAAACATACGAGAATCATTGTCTAAGATGGATTTCTTTAGAAGGTGGCCATGATATGAGGATTCATGTGCAGTTGATTTAGCAAGAAAAGTACTTGCAGGAGAAAACCATAAAGGAAAGACAAGAAACCAAGCAAAGGTCAGATTTTATGCAAAGTTCCACAGTTCCTCCAGCCTCATCCTGCAGGGGACTCTGGCATGTGAGCTACATCTCGGAGATTGTTCTGACATGAGGCAAGAGGGCTGGAATTTCATAGCCCTGCATCCATAAGTCAATGGCCAGCCTCCTGTGCCCCTGGCCCCCAGGGGTGTAACTTCCTAGTACTCTGGCTTACAGACCATCCAAGAAATTTTGCTTCAGTGGCCTGAAACAGTTCTCTTCCTCCAAAGCCTTACTTATGTATGATGATGGAAGTAAAAGCCTGTCAAAGTGGGCAAGGGACATAAGACATGGTCAAAGGAACCCGAAGGTAGATCATCGACAGTGTCTGGTTCAATAATACTGATTTTGTTGCTGACTTGACAAATCTTTATTAATTGTTATACATTTTATGAATTCATTGATCATCAACTAATAGATGACAGACATTGGTTTTATAATATGACCCCGATTTCAGAACGAAAAATTAGGAAGTATCCTTTGTGTTGCCACATCTCAAACATGCCCAGCTCTTACTATTTTTCATTCCCCATATGTGCAAAAAATaggcatggtttttttttttttcattaacattgTTCTGCTCAATAAAGTGAATAATTTAAGTTGAGGAATATACATAATTTCCACGAGACTCAATAAAGCTGTGTTTGATTAAAGAATACTTGGGGacttattaaaattacaaaagtaaGACACGCCAGAATAaatcagataagaaaagaaaaaatagtatgtaAAAATCTCTTAAGTAGCACTGTCTAGAGGTAACCACATTCTAGTGGcttatcctatttatttattcttctatttatttattggtcctccaatttaggttgtttccaatttttcactatgACATGTTACAACAAACTTGCCTGTCCACAGTCTCAATACAAGTATCTTGTGCACAAGTGTGGACTCCTTAAAGGAGGATTGTTAATTCCAAGGTTCGTTCatgcattaaacattttaaaagatgaagtcCAGGCCAAGAGcggtggctcaggtctgtaacccttacattttgggaggctgaggcaggaggatcaactgagaccaggagttcaagaccagcctgggcacatGCACACgtggtatttttccatttatttgtgtcttccttaatttatttcaccaatgttttatatttttcagcaaTGTGTGTCTTTCACCTTTTTGGTTAAATGCATTTATAAGTATTTTGGGGGGTAACTATTGTAAATcacattgttttcttgatttcctttttagcTAGTTCATtgttgtatagaaatgctactgattttttttgtgtatcaattttatatcctgcaactttactgaatttgttcatTAGTCATAACAGTTTTTTGGCAGAGTCTTTAGGGGTCtctctatataagatcatgttattttcaaacaggaacaattttacttcttcctttctaatttggatgtcttttatttctttctcttgcctaactaCTCTGACGAGGACTTCCAGTACtctgttgaatacaagtggtgagagtgggcaccCTTGTTTTGTTCCCAGTCTTAGAACAGCTTTCCACTTTTCACTACCGAggatgatgttagctgtgggcttttttgcattgaggtacattccttctaatTTGCTGAGGGCTTTTATCATGAGAGGATGGTgaattttgttaagtgtttttttttttcctctgcatctattgagatgatcctgtgctttttgtccttcattctgttaacgTGCCCAGTCATTTTAGGCTGAATAATCTATTGGCCTGTAGTACATTCATGATGTtgggcaaccatcaccaccatctattcCAAAACCTTTTTATCACCCACAAAACACAGTCATCTTTAGCCACTTTTTATGATGGTAAGTACATGAGTATCCAGGGCTTACTGGGTGCTTGGGAAGGAACAGTACACATTTTGAATAAAACAGGCCATCACTGTTGAGATCTGAGTTCTaatcctctttcttcttccatgtTGCAGAGTTTCTAAGACTTCAGGTATTCCTTTCAGCACTTGGAGACTTGTCCAATgtgccactcttttttttttttttaagaatcccTATTGGCATCTCACATTGTATacgtgtatcaaaatatcacatgtaccctccAAATATGGACAAccattatatgtcaataaaaataagaaagaatccCCATTGACCTGAATAATCTAAAACACTGAAATAGGATCTTGGCAAAGACAATATGAATCACTCTAATATTCCCATTCTACCCTTCTAGCCTAGTCTTTCACTACATTCTATGATATAGCCCTTCATGCAGCGGCATTACCTACCAACATGCCTTAGCTCCATGCCtccatttaaaatgttctctctGCCCAGAACACCCTTTTCTGGGACATTCTACTCATTCTTCAAAGCCCATCTTCAAGGtcacctcctctaggaagccttccctgatggATCTCTTTTTCCCATTCATGCCCATCCGACATTGTTTAAACCCCTTTTCTCAGATGATCTGCTATCAGAGTGACTTGACCATGTCTGTCTTTCTCAACCTGAGTGTGAGCTTCCCAATGGCAGGGATATTTTCTTATTCATCCTTCAATTCTCTTGTAGTTTCTAGCTCAAGAAGTGTTTCCTGAATTGAATTGGATCATAGAATGCATTACTATGACTTTTGATagtatttaattaaaagaaagtaaTCTCAGGgaaaaattgattaatatttctaaaaaaatacacCTGTCTTTGGGCTTTTTGGGATGAAAGAAACCCAAATCTATTTAAATTATCTTAGATGTAAGTGGATCTTTAAAGAAAGATAACAATCCCACAAAATCCAAAGACAGGTTGGAAATGTAGTTCTCTAAAAGGAATGGAGTTGGGTGGTCCCAGGGATCTGGGGCAGTGAGAGTTTACGGGTCTTCCCTCTAGTGATTGTCTTTTCTTcctgctaacatttattgtgcacctaccatgtgccagaaaGGGTGACAGGCACTGGGCATCCATCAGTGAACAAGGCTGCTACTAAATACAAGCCCTGTTCTCATGAGTCTTTCATTCTGGTTTCTAATATTAATGTAAGTTGATTCTTCACCTCCACCCTATCCCAATCTCATTATTTCTTAGCTCAGTCTCTTGAGGGGAATCTAACTGGCTGTTAGGCAGCATTATGATTGATTGGCTCCTTCTGGGTCAAGTGTTTGTCATCTCTGGTTGGGGGGTCACAGAAGCTGAGAGCTGAGCTCCGACATTGTTTAAACCCCTTTTTCCAGATGATCTGCTATCAGACTGACTTGACCACATCTGTCTCTCTCAACCTGAGTGTGAGCTTCCCAATAGCAGGGATATTTTCCTGGGGGCAGAGACTTTTCTCAGAGAGGAGGTTAAAAACTGGGTCAGGCACTCAAATGTGACTcattaaaaaatcatctttattgtacatgatttagaaatatttatgattcatttttatgtCCTATAAGGCACCAGGTCCCAAAGATGACTCTAATAAAGGAAAAGCCATTTCATATTATGATGATAACATCATATGCTGCTGTGGGAAGCCAAGACAATTACTGCTTTAATTTGAAAGAAAGTTCTACCCAAGCAATTAGCTCTGTCAGTGAATACTGCAGATAACTTTTGGAGTTGGGACCTTAAAGATCATCTAATTCTGCTGACCTattttccagatttaaaaaactgagacccagagaagggaAGCGATTTGGCTAAGGTCAAGGATCTGTCAATGGCGAAGTTGGGAACGGAACTCAGTTGTTAATCCATGCCGTTTGAAGATCTTTCTTGtggtcttctttcttttcatttactcttcatCCATTcctccttctatttttctttccttttaaaaactcttcaatcagtttattttcttgaaaagttAAAGCACacagctgtttttttaaaaagcagtatatGAAAGTATACAGGGACAAGTACTTCTCCCTCTCACTCCAGTTCCTGTCTCTAAAGGCTATCACTGTGTCTAGCATGTCTTTACAGAGATAGTCTGTAGAGTCTAAGCATGTGTATGttattgtttttgccttttttaccATAATCTGAAGAtcataaatatctatttatatatcaatatgtatcatatatataacCTTGGGATCAGTAAGGCAATACTGCTTAAGTACTCCAATTTCTCACCAGTGCACATGTAGgttattttcaatcttttgctattacaaacaatgccTTCAAGAACACTTTTATACATATGTCTCTGTGTATGGAtgtgagttctctctctctccctccctccccatctcttctCCATCCAACCAAATCATGGAATCagacaggagagaaagaaaatgtaacatgTGGTGGTGATGtgataaaaatctgaatagaGAAACTGGAGACAAAATATCTTGGTCAAAGTTCTTTTCACTGTAACAGGAATCAACTTAAACTCATTTAGGCAAAAAGGGAGGAAGATAAGAGGACTTTGTTGGAGGATCCAGGAATCTCACACAGAATCCCCAAATCTCAGGAACCCAAAAGCCACCAACAATATAGTGTCtcatttctgcttctctctggAAAGACTCATTTTCCCCTTCTGTTTCCCAACTCTTTTTGCTCCTCTCTGTAcgtggaggaagaaagggagccccccccaccccagaacTCCAGTGTGTAGGTCTCGGCTGAGACCAGTTGGCTTTCTCTCAGTTTCAGATGGACGATGAATACCTGATTGGCCTGCAAAGTGACCTACATAAGCTGCAAATCTGAACTTGTCCCTCTTATCATTTTTCTGATGAGGTACCATCAACTACAGGTGATAGTCTGAGCTCCTTAGCAAGGCATTTAAATCCTTTAATCTGACTTCCTATTTGGCCTTCATCTCTAATCTTTTCTGCTCATATGCTTCAGGGTCTGGCCATGCCAAGCATTCAGCCATTTTCTTATACACACCAAGGATGCACAACGTGGCTGGAAGAATGCAGGCTGGATTTCAGCCCCAGCTCCCCCATGACCTGGGTGCCTCTGTGGAGTGCACATCTTTATAACTACAGGAGCAGAAGTAGGAGACCAGAGCCAGAAgagatatataggaaaaaatataaatccttTGATCATAGGGTGGATCATAGGGTAAGGGGGTTAATGCTGGGTTTCTCATTACATGGGAATGAAGTTTGGATGAGTTTTACTCAAGTTCCAAAGGGCATGGTGGGCCTGGTAAGCCATAGGATTTGGACAATAACATCCAGGGTATAACGCCTGGATTTCACAGGCATATTCCCTATTCTTTCAGATCTCCCTGTTTTGCTGTTTTCCTGGCTAAGCTGGTCATGGCCTCTGAAGGTCCCACTGAGCATCAGAGTTGGGACAGCTGATGTTGCTGATGGAGTGGACGCCCTTGGTCAACAATTGGAGCCCAGGAAGACCACCATCAAGTCCTGCTGAGCCTACCTACTTATTGAATTAGTCCTCTGCCATGACTCTGAATGATTGCCTTCTTACTTTTCTCCTGCTCTAAAGTGACCAACAGCCTTCTACCTCCAGCACTGCTTCCCATGGTCTATTCTTCACAGAGCAGCCAGAGAcgtcctttaaaaaaatgcaaatcactTCGACTTCCTGCCTCCCATGTGCCCTAAGGTGAAAATTCAAACCTCTACAAAACTCTGCTTGATCTGGACCATGGCTGCTTCTCTGCCTTAATCTCTATCTTCTCCAAATGAGCGAGCCAAGCCAAGATCAGAAGAATCACCCAGCTGAGACCAACCTAACTTACCAACCCACTGAACTATTGATTAAGTacaaattgttgttttaagtcactaagttttggggtgatttgatACATGAAAAACTAACTGATATATTCTGTATTTGTAGGAGTTTGAGTGGAGAGACAGAGGTCTTGGGAGTAAACAGCTATGGGGTTTTCATCTGATTCCTGGGGATACACTGggttattttaattaatgtagcTAGCTGGAAAGTGCATGATCCCAAACTTATTTTGGTTTCACAGCACAGTTGGAGGGAATTAAATTATTTAGATAATTGCTTTAAGTTACTACTTTACTTATAAACAAAAGTTACTGTGTATCTCTTAAATTATTGGTCCCAGACTCAGATTTCACCTATAATAAAATGACCAAAAATTGGTGTTATTTAACCCCAATTAACAAGTTTGCTAATTTTTCCTTGGacagatttttcttaaatatcacagacactcacacccacacaccacTGATAAACACAAAACTAACATTCGCTAACTCCAACATTACTTGAGGAAGGGAATTTGTAACATGAATACAATGTACAACAActagaaaagatatttattgaacacatttcATCAgccttattttttcttgattttctatgGATCAGTGAAAACTTCAACACTTACGGGTATTGGTTTAGCATTTGAGAAATGCTTTTGAAGAGTGTCTACCGAAATTCTTCCTGCTGTGTTTCTGACAATGTTTACATACATTTAacctgctcaaatgtcaccaccCCTGAGAAGTCTTCCTTTCCCGTATTGATGGAGCTAAACATCCTCATCTAACTTCCAATAAGCTTAACCCCTATTTCTGCTAGAGTCATATCACCTATTTATAGGACTAGCTATACAATTGGTGGTGCCCGGTGCAAAAACTAAAATGATTTTTGTCGAGTGCAGAGCATTGAAGCATGGGGCCCTTTGGACCACAGAGCACTGGGTGATTGCACAGGTCCTATGCCCTTAAAACTTTCCCTCTCTATACTCCATCTCCTCCTGAAGATGTTGAGAACCTAGAGGGCAAGGACCTTGGCTGTCATCTGTCTTCCCAGAGCTCAATCAGTGCCTGACACCTTGTCACCTTCAGGTTAACAGTCATGAGTGACTGTTTATTAGGCACTGCTGAGGTTCCATTCACTGTGCCAAGCTTGTTATACAAAGTATCGACCATCTGTAATATTCCTGGGGAGAGGCCTCATTcttattaccattttacagatgacaaaaccgTAGCTTGGAGAGATTGAGCGATTTATTCAAAGTCATAGACATCCTATGAGAAAGAGCCAGAACTTAAATATAGGCAtgactcagtggttctcaattaattttgttccttagggacatttggcaatgtctgtcAACAATTTGGGTTGTCACAACtaggggtgctactggcatctagtgggtagagtcCAGGGATGCTGCTATATATACATCACGATGCACCGGGCAGCCCCCAAACAACACAGATTTGTCTGCTCTAAAATGTCAAGAGTGCTGATGTCGAAAAATTCTGGCCTGAAACCGAACTCCACGCCTCttaagttttagtttttaatgtcACACACTTCatattcctttctttatttccatctcaTTATTTGTACatactatatttattttccttaaattgaCTTTACATGatatacttaaaagaataaactacACCTTCAACACTGATGCCTGTGAATTCACATTcgatgtgttatttttgaatacacatggaaataaatataaaactattattaataatataaaaaagatctTTGTTGGGGGTACCACACAAAATCATCTTCCCTACCACTGCCAGTCTGAGACAACTATACTTCAGACCGACTTCACTTTTTCTATAAGACTTCCCTTGTCTCTtcgaaatgagagaaaaaaatgcatcacATCAGCGTGTTGCTTGAAACTGGCAAGGTGCTAGCTATATCCTGCTTCTGTTTCATCTCCTTTTTTCTCAAGGCTAACAGTTGCTTAGAAACCTCTTTGAAACTCTAAAAGCCACCTGATGAGTGGATGATTAATAAACAATTCATTTGGGTGAGGGCCTCAGCACATATGATTTAATTGGTCCAGTAGCTTATGGACATTGGTTGCAATGTCCTGGTACACAAACATCCTCTGTTACATCACTCCCTTTCGTAACTATTGGGGAGTACAATTGCATTCTCCTTGCAGTGTGTACTGCAGTGTGACATAATTAAGGCTAGAGCAAATGAGATTCTTCTTTAGATATTAAAAGTGTCTGTGTTGTAAATAATAATGTCATCGTCTCTTTCATAGGAAGCACTTTCATTAAGAGCTGCATTTTAATTTCAACACATTTGCATGAATTCATTTTGGTAGTGGTGGGAGGGGCATTTGATATGATTTTTCATCTTCCATGAAATTACCAGGTGTTTCAATTAGGTAGCTtatactccccccccccccagcccccaggagcCCTGCAAGAAATACCCCCTCACATGTTCCATACAGGGGCATGTTCCCAATAGTCGAATACTGATTAGAAGATGCTGACTATATTTACTGACTTCACACACTTAGAGAAAATCGACTTTTTCTTTGAAGAGTAAAAGGAACCAAGATGATTCCCTccctctttttaatatttttcaaaggctTGGGAAGCAGGCTGGGGCAATATTCCAGAGAGCAGCAGTGGCTACAGCAAGCAGGAGCAGGAAGGGAATTTGGTTTGGGAAAAGCTCAAGGGGACAGGAGATTTAAGGTTTAGAATCATTGGCTAATAAGCCACACAGGGTGGATCCCCGTCTGCCTCTTTCCAAAGCACAAGCTCTGCACTCTTCTTGTCACAAACAGGGGGCAGTCTCTGTTAATTAAAGCCGGGAGCAGCAGCCAGAGTGAGTTTCCTCTGAGGACGGGAGTCAAATGTCCTGGTGACAAGCAGGTTTTTTTTACAGAGCTTGGAGGCAGATTCTGAAATGGACTTTTCTGTCCAgattttgtctcttttctctgaagtctctttttaaaattgaatttagaaGTGCCTTAAAACCCACAACCCTTGCTGGAAGGTGTCTGTGACCCACTGATCTATCTTGTCCCTGGGTAACCTCTGCCCTGATGCTTGCTGGGAGGAACCATGGTGGGTGGAGTGGGCACAGGGGTGGCGGTAGAGCCCTGGATTAGGAGTCTTGCATCTGTAACCAGCCCTGGCTTTACCATTTGCTCGGCATGTCCTCTCCCACACaccccttaacctctctgagccttcactTCCTGGATAGGAAACCTGCTAGAAGACCCCCTTCCAATTCTGATTTAGCATGTAGAAGTCTCCCAACGCCCTTTATGAATGTCATGACAGCAGAAACTTTGTCATCCCTGCCCTAGTAATTCCTTTCCTCTCTTGggttaagacagagtcttgcataAGATATTAATTAATACAGCCCATACATTTTGAGTGCTGATCATGTTTAGAACTGTTCTAGGTGCCGGGGGACAGAGTCAGAAAGCCAAAGCCCTTTCCATTTCAGAGTTTACATCTCAATGTGGGGAGACAGACAAAAaccataaatacataatataacaTAAGGTGGCTAGAGAGACCGGAGGTCTGTTTTATGCAGTGGTTAGAACACAGGCCTCAGGCTCAGATTTCTTGGGTCAAATGTCAACTTTCCATGCTCACCAGCTGAGCCACCATGGGCTGCTAGCATAACACAACtgctttgggtctcagtttcacCCTCCGTTGTGTGGGTCTGGTAACATTGCCTAAGGAACAGGGAGTGACATGAGATCTGTCATTCAATGGTTCTGCAAATATTTCCAGAGTGTTTGCTCTATGCTAGGCACTGCTCTAAGCTTCCATGAGGATGTGCTTTTAGAAACAGCAAGCTTAGTGGGTATGTTGCAAGCCCTGAATAGATGTCAGCCGTCATTAGAGCTCACATACCGATGCTTGTGTTTGTAGGACTCACGAGGCGGTGGAGGGTGTGGGTTGCCAGTCATGACAGACTTACCATACTGCCCTAATTTGGGGGATCCTACTATAACGAATCTGATCAATTTGGATTAACCAATCTCATACCGTCCCCAGGTGGGCTTGGGATATAATACTTCTGGATGTGCCCTATCCGTGTTGCCCTGGTGTGTATTtgcaaatcttttttaaaaacatcttaagGTGATGTTGCTTCAAAGAGCAGGGGAGATGAAACTCCCTCTCATTTGGAGAAAACTTGCCGTAAAGTATCAATAAATCCTCCCACGCTTTTTCAATGGAGACCCTAGTAAATAATTTCACAGGTGGTCCAACTTCTGGGGTCTTTGGAGATGCCCTGAAAAGCCCTTGACTGCAGCCGAatggagaggagggtggtggAAACATCCTCTCTGCAAATCGCCTAGCGGACTGCAAGTGTATACTTAGttaaagcaattaaaaacaaaacgcCGGGGCGTGTGGAGATCTAAATTTGGTGTAGCAGCTTTGGTGCAAATCTTGTTCTGGGGGCTACTGGAGTCAAATTCaagcagaggagagaaagaagtggGAGGGGGCCTGTGGATAGCTGGAATCTCTGGGAGAGAGGGGGCAGATTTGGAAACACTGAGAGAAGACTGCAGGCTGGAAGCTGAGGAAGCGAGGCCGAGCTCCGCAGCCCCCGGTGAGGATGTCCGGGGGAGGCGGGCTGTCCGTGGGGACAGGGGCTAGCTGGCTCCGCAGACCGACGCGCGGGCCCCAGGTCGGGAGGGTGACAGAGGCTGGGTGCCCAGGCCTTGCGCTGCGCCAGACCCGGGCGCGCAaaggcgccgccgccgccgtgtGCCCTCCTGTGGAGCGCGGGGAACGCTGCGGGGGCGAAGAGGGACAGAAAGCTGCAGctccaggggcctgggggagTTCCCAGGAAGGACCCTGCAGGACATGCCACTGTCTTGGCCTTGCcgctgtccctccctcccctctagCCTCTTTGACTAGTtcgccccagcccctctcccaggggTGCTTGCTTACCCCGGGCCCAGGTGCTTGTGACCCCTCTTTCCCGGCTCAGCCTCGGTCCTCGCCTCCGCCCCGAGAGTTGGGCCATCCGGGTTGTGCGCAGGGCTGGAGGGCGCAGCCGGGGGAAGGGCGAGGCGGCCCCGCACGCCTGGGAGGGGCGATTCTGACCAGACTGCACCCAGTCTGCCTCGGAGTGACAGCCATCTAGTCTGTCCCCATCCTCTCCGAGCCACCCTTCCCTGGCGGGCAGATTCCGGCCGCAGCTCCTGCGCTGGCACCCCTCACAAAGCCACGGGCCGAGTCGCCTCTGCGCTCTGGACAGGTCTGTGCCGCGCCTCCGGCCCAGAGAGGGCGCGGGAGGTCCCGCCGCTGCCCTCCACCTGCCGGGAAGCCCGAGCTCCTCCCGCCGCCTCGGCGGCTGCCGAGCTCGCTCCTCCCAGCCCGCCCGGCTCAGCTCTGCACGCCCCCAACTCGCTCCCGCCCGCCCGAGTCACCtctccccgcgcccccgcccctctGGAGCTcgcgcccgccccccccaccccccgcgccTCTTCTgcccgccctcctcccctcccccttccctcctgccctcccttcaTTCCACAAGTGTCGCTTCGCTCTTTCCAGCGCACTTGGCGAGCTGGAGAGGTGAGAGGGATACTGCgagcgggcgcggggcggccgtccggagCCGCAGGCCCCGGCGAGGCGCGGACCGACCCGCTGTCccctgctccccgcccccgcctcccccgGTGGCCGGCCGGACCTGCACCCCGCGCTTGCCCCCGCTCCTCCCCCCCGCCCGGCCggcgcgctcctccccggccggCCCCTCGGCGCGCGGCGCGCTGGAGGCGAACGCGGGCTGAGCCGCGCGCAGTGGCCGCCGACCACCGAGCGCCCCGCGCCGCTCCCTGCATGTGCGGCCCGCGGCGGCTCGCAGCCCCCGGCAGCAGCCTCGGCAGCTTCGGCCGCGCCTCGAGAGGCGGCTGCAGCGGCTCCAGCGGCGGCCGAGCGGCAGAGCCCGGGCTGGGAGACACGATGCGCCGCGTCCTCCGGCTGCTCCTCGGCTGCTTCCTCACCGAGCTGTGCGCCCGCGTGTGCCGGGCTCAGGAGCGAGCGGGTCACGGGCAGCTGGCGCAACTGGGCGGCGTGTTGGTGCTGGCGGGGGGCAACCGCTCCGGGGCCGCCTCGGGAGAGGCCGGCGAAGGCGCTGGGGTCTCGGACGCGCCCCCGACCCGGGCGCCCACGCCGGACTTCTGCCGGGGCTACTTCGATGTCATGGGCCAGTGGGACCCGCCGTTCAACTGCAGCTCGGGCGACTTCATCTTCTGCTGCGGGACTTGTGGCTTCCGGTTCTGCTGCACGTTTAAGAAGCGGCGACTGAACCAAAGCACCTGCACCAACTACGACACGCCGCTCTGGCTCAACACCGGCAAGCCCCCTGCGCGCAAGGACGACCCCTTGCACGACCCCACCAAGGACAAGACCAACCTCATCGTCTACATCATCTGCGGGGTGGTGGCCGTCATGGTGCTTGTGGGCATCTTCACCAAGCTGGGGCTGGAGAAGGCACAC contains:
- the SHISA9 gene encoding protein shisa-9 isoform X3; the protein is MRRVLRLLLGCFLTELCARVCRAQERAGHGQLAQLGGVLVLAGGNRSGAASGEAGEGAGVSDAPPTRAPTPDFCRGYFDVMGQWDPPFNCSSGDFIFCCGTCGFRFCCTFKKRRLNQSTCTNYDTPLWLNTGKPPARKDDPLHDPTKDKTNLIVYIICGVVAVMVLVGIFTKLGLEKAHRPQREHMSRLYDNLLFTEAQPTFQEDEHATPLVSGGVGLQMRTVGGGIQVLDQ